Genomic window (Zymoseptoria tritici IPO323 chromosome 1, whole genome shotgun sequence):
TCTGCGGTTGCATGTTTTGTGGCGATGTATTGCGAAGGAGCTGCCGTGATGCATTCACCTCATGCATGCTTCTCGCACGTGGCTAGCGCGAGAAGCTAGTTCTAGCGTGTGGGGGCGATATGACGGATAATGACCCGCTTCTCTGATCCTGGTCCAGAGCAGGTGCCCAACGTGCATCGCAACCCAACTTGAGTGTTGGCTTTGATACCCGAGCAGATTATGACATCTAGTTTCTCGACCTATTCACGCCATCACAGTCTACAAATTGATGTCCATGCTCCTCCTATGACCTGTTTCTGCATACCAACTATCCACCGCCGCAGCTATCACAGCCACTCCCTCCACTGGCCAaacttctccttcgccgcacACTCTAATCACGACGTGAACGCCTGTGGAAACCGTAGCACTACCGAGAGCTCTTAGGAGGAAGCAAGAGTAGTACACCGGCCGCACTCAATACACCAGTTCAAGAGCATCGCAAGACGGGGCAGTCATAAGAGTGTGAAGACCACCAAAACAGCTCCAGCCGTCCCATACCACAGCTATGAATAATGAACAGTACCAACCACCAGCGGGACCTCCTCCTAGCTACCGACAGGCACAGTCAGGATCCCCGGATCGACCGCAAGAGGAGAGCAGTAGTAGTTCACGCACGTCATGGTCGTCAAGCGTTCCTCCCGCACGAGCTGGACTGGGATCCAACAATCCATATCGAGATGGCCCGAGTACAACCACTCAGGCTCGTCCACCAAGCACTGCACTATCGCCTACAATAGGTGGTCGTTCACCATCCGGTCAATCCACAGCGACCTCTTCCACGACGGATGTAACAATGGACGACGATGAATATGCCCCACCTCCGGGCCCACCACCATCACGCGTACCTCAATACCAGCAATATGCTCCACCTCCAGGACCTCCTCCCAGCCATACTACCAACAACTCTCATCCCTCTTCTCTCCGCGAAGaaccttctccacctccgtaTGATCCCTGGCTGGGACCAGACGATTCTCTGCGGCCTCCACCATCCTTCGCCGCCGTACAGCCTGCATCTACAAAGTCTCCGACTGGCAATGCGACATTTGATGATGCCGCTCGTGCTCACTTGTGGAGTCGCTACAACCCTCTCTTTCAACCCGCCACACATTCTCCTCAAGCTATTCACCGCATTCTGTCTTCTGATCTGCGCCTTACTGTCCCGCCGAATACAACCGAAGTCACACAATATCAGCCCGCCATCGGACGTACCTACATCCGTACGACACCCTTCCTCACAGATACCATCTTACTGTCCGATCTTCCTGTATACTCGCCCAACGCCCAGTCTCCTCTCATGACCGCCACTCCTCACACCATTTACTTCGAAGTCGCCGTCAAACACATCGGTGACCGCTACAATCCAGCAAACAAGACCGAGTCAGGACTCGGCATTGGCTTCGTTGCGCCTCCCTACCCGGCCTGGCGACTCCCTGGTTGGAATCGCGGAAGTCTAGGCATACACTCTGACGATGGTCGTCGGTATGTCGACAACTCGTATGGCGGAGTGCCTTTCGTCAACGCATTTGCGGCAGGCGACATAGTCGGAGTAGGAATGACATTCGCTCCGCCGAAACATGGCGACCGCGCAGGAATGCGAGCAGAGGTGTTCTTCACGAGGAACGGAACCAGAGAGGGCGGGTGGGATCTGTATGAGGAGCGGGATCAGGCGGCCGAGGAAGGCAATGTAGAGGGTCTTGAAGGAGAGCACGACTTGTTGGCAGCGGTTGGTGTGTTTGGGAGTGTGGAGTTTGAGTGTGTCTtcaggagggaggagtggaTGTACAAACCTTGATGGAATTGGTCTGCCTTGAACGAAAGGGAATGGCTCTACGGGAACTTGTTACGCCGGGAATGTACAGCAAATCATTGGAGAGCCGTCATGTTCCTCTCAAATTGAGTCGGGCAAAGTGACCATCTGGAACTACAATCGGAAGGCTTTGGTCCTCGTGGCTTTCATTCGGACCATTTGGAGTCGAACACGCAGTAGCGACTGGTCTCCAGCAAATACTGCACACACCGCAGGGCTCTTTAGTGAAGCCGTGCTGATGTCATGTCCACGAGTGGACCATCTTTGGCACGTGCAGATCTACCCTCGCAGCCACGAGAACGACAGCTTCAACGTGGGAGGTGTCTTCGAATCCTGCAAATGAGCGGGCAGATATGCATGCACGCAAGCAGCAGTGAGATGGTCCTTGCTGTCGTGCAATGGTGACGATGGTGACACTGTTCAACACTTCGCCTTACGAACCTCGCCTAGCTGTGCGACAACGTCCCTCCAATGACCCGGGAGACTTCGTCAACCTGGCATCGGCCTTCAAGATTCCCGACGATGGTGGCACTGCGCGCTGCATGCTGGAGCTATAGCTCTGCAGTGGAAAGAGTGACGTGGATGATCGCACGACAGTTCGGCATGAAGCTTGCCGTATCCCAGCCCACCGCAGCACGTCCTCAACATTGCAGCCGAGTAATGATTTCTCGAGTGAGATCTTCTCACTCGGCATGATGACCACCGCGGACTCATGCCTCCAACCGCTGTCGATGACCCCGCATTGACTGTGCAGTACGTTTCACAGTTTGACGCCTTCCTGTGACGATGAACTGCCGGAAACATCACGCCGAATTGGGAAAACGCTATTGCATGGGACGCTTGCGGCTTGCCTGCCGAGATCTTCGAACACCGAACCGCAATGAGGACTTCGCTGTGACTGCGAATGCCGCTGTTCCTTCGCTGAGGTGAGGTACAGATCTGGAACCAGGCAGTACAGAAGCTTGGAGGGTCTTGCGGCGAGCGAGTCGATGGCCGAGGCGTCCAAGCCGTGCCGTCGTTGTGAACGATCCTCATTAGAGCTGCCGAGCTAGTGACCATTTCGGGCAAATACAGGTCGATTTAGCTTTGTTTGATCCCTGCCGTCACCATCTCGCTCCACTTCTTTGTTGAAGATCATTCACTCCTGGCATCCCTGTTGTCACTGTTGTTCGCAGCCGAACACAATGACTTCCCCCGAAAGCTCATGATTGTTCAGTGAGGTACTTTCCACAGCTCCGCGATACTGCCTACCTTACAGATCTACTCATGCCTGCCCTATTTTAGCATTCCGAACATCATCAGGATTTGATCTACGGGAACAACAACCAAGCATTCCGGACGCGGCGCTTGCCACCACACGATCTGACTCGCGGCCCAACACATAATCGCGCATCGCTCTTGAGATCTGGTGTTGAATTGCGTGACTTTTTCACAACGTTGTGAAAGCATCTACATACTGCGATCATGCTATTCAAGAATGCTTTCATAGCAGTTTTCGCTGCATCATTCGCTTCGGCGGTTCCGTCAGTCTTGTTATTGAGTTTTCAAAGTTGATAAAGCGCTGACGAATTGTAGACACAACAAGCGAGGGCCGTCGGGCTTCGACTGGGGCAACCAAAAGATACGGGGAGTGAACATTGGTGGTTGGCTTGTATTGGAACGTAAGTGGTTGGCGTAGCACTCGCCGACACGCTTCGAACTGACAACGCTCGCCCCAAACAGCTTGGATAACACCATCGATCTTCGAACGATTTCCCCGCGAACAAGGCATCATCGACGAGTACACTTTGACACAATCTCTGGGAGCCGACGCAGCCGTTCAAAGCGTTTTGCGACAGCATTGGGATACATGGGCGACATGGGCGGACTTCAAGAAGATTGCAGATTCTGGCTTCAACGTCGTACGGATACCGATCGGATACTGGGCCTACGACAACTCAAACTCTCCGTATGCGTCCGGAGCAGCCGTGTACATGGATGCAGCGATCGATTGGGCAAGATCAGTAGGATTGAAGATCATGATCGATCTACACGGTGCACCGGGCTCTCAGAATTGCTTCGACAACAGCGGACAGAAATGTGCGACACCGGGATGGCAGCAAGGAGATACTGTACAACGAACGCTGGCCGTTCTACGGACCATACAAAGCAAATACGGAGCTTCCTCCTACGACGATGTCATCGCCGGCATCGAGCTCCTCAACGAACCACTCACACCCTCTTTGAACCTCGACAGCTACAAGCAATTCGTCCGCGATGGGTTCGGCCAACAACGGGACGCCAGTCAGTCTCGCGTTGTCATCATACAAGATGGCTTCCAACAAACCTCCGCCTACAACGGCTTCCTTACGCCCTCTGATGCCAACGCACAGAACGTCGCCATTGATCATCACGAATATCAAGTCTTCACCCCCGAACTCGTTGCTTTGCAGCCTTCGCAACATCGGCAATACGTCTGCAACAACGCCTACGTCTGGAACGCCGGCGACAAGTGGACCTTTGTCGGCGAGTGGAGTGCCGCCATGACCGATTGTGCGAAATACCTCAATGGCTACGGCGTTGGAGCAAGATATGATGGATCGTACCCGGGCAGCTCCTACGTCGGGCAGTGCGCGGGATTCAACGATATTAATGCCTGGTCGCAGCAGCTGAGGGACGATACGAGAGGCTATATCGAAGCCCAGTTGGAGGCTTTTGAGAGGTGGTCGGAGGGCTGGGTGTTTTGGAACTTCAAGACGGAGGGTTCGCCCGAGTGGGATGCGTTTGCGCTGATTGATGCTGGCGTCTTTCCGCAGCCGTTGACAGATCGGAAGTTTGGGACGGCTTGTGCTTGATCATTTATGAACTTGAAAGGAGATGAGCTTGCCACGGGGTTGGAGAGGGCATGATTTCATTGGCCATGATGCTGAGAAGGCCTCGTGAGGCTGGTCTCAGATGGCGGTGACTGACTCATTTACTGATACCCGATCTGCGTACGACTGTATTCCGTATTGTACTGTCTTCCTCACCATGGTTGCGGTCGATGTTCGCTCGCATTCTAAGCTTCCTGGCCATGCCAATACTCGGGAGTTGGAGAATAGCTATTCTTGCAAAGAAGAGATATGTGACACCTTGCCAAATCCAGAGCTCGAAGCGGGCATGGAGGGTGAAGCGCCGGAACGGGATGCAGAGCCAAAGCCTCCCAAGGAGACAAGGTCAAGAAGGCCAAGAGCAAGGCAGGCAACAGTACAGCCACCGTTGATGCcgacaagaagaagggctCCACAGAACATGCCCTTGAGCATACGGAGTAAAGCTGCGAATGCCATCATCAGAATCTTGCACGGCAATTGCATACTGTTTTAAAAATCATTCACCCCGAGGTCTACGTCTTCCGTCTTTTGCTTGGCGACGGCGAGTCCGCCTTACTCTGTTCCTTGCTCGAACTCTTCGACTTGCGAGCACCACACGCCGCATCGGCCGTCTCCGGAACGTCCTCGCTCTTCTCCTCGCTTTCCGCCTTCAAATTTTGCCTACTCTCGGTTGCCTTGGAGTCAGCGTTCGTAGCGGACGAACGAAGAACCCTTTCCGAGGGTGGCAGAATATAGTCAGTACCCTCGGGCCCTCCGAGATCGTCCATCAGCCTTGGGCCTTTGTTGCTGCGGCGCGGCGGAGCAGCAGGAAAGCTTGTCTTGCTCCTGGGAAAGGGATTGTAGTTCAAGGGCAAGCCCAATACGAACTTTCCGGTGTCATATGACGGGGGGAGTTTGTAGTCTTTCCAAATTCGGTCGTCAGCCGCTGCAAATCGAAGACCCTTCGCATGGTCGACTGGGCCATCTCCACCAGTGAAGCTGTCGATTTCACACAGCAACTCGTCCATTGTCGGTCGGTCCTCGTCGTTGAATTCTACGCAGCGGTCGATGAGGTTGATGAGATCTTTGCTGTAGAAATTTCGTGCTGTGGCGTCCAACTCGGGTTTCAATTCAAGTTTGTTCGGGTCCGACCAATCAGTGGATTCCATGTCGAATCCCTCCTGCTGTCGGATCAATGACCATATTGTCATGCCGATGCCAAACACCTGTCATGGAGTAATTAGAAGAAAGGAGGGAAAGACTTGTGGAAAACCCTACGTTGGTCTTTGAACTCAGCTTCTTCATACGCCCTCGCCTCGTAAAGAGAAGTTGGTCTTGTTCCTGATTCTGTCAGTGGAGGTAGCGCTGTGAAATTCATGGCGATGCTCACGGGTGCCCGGGTATTCGGAGTACCAGATCTGTTGAAGCTCTCGGCTGTTCTTGTATCCTCCGGAGACAACAGAATGGAGAATCCAAAGTCGCCGACTGTCAACAGTCAGTCAGGAGCTGGGTTAGCTCATCGTGTATATGTGGGCTTACGCTTGGGCTCTGGGTAGCAACAAAAATGAGTGGTCGAAGCAGGGCCAAGAAACACTGCAATTGGTGTCAGTACTGAGACCATGAGAGAGCTAGTCTTCCGCAAGCGATCATTCTGCGCATTGGACACATATCTGTCAGGGAATAAGCCGACTCGTGGGATTTACCATTGCTCAGCTTTATGTCTCTGCGAACATATCAGTCAAGCGTATTAAAATCGATGAAAAGGCAAGATACCGATGGACTATCGTGCTCCAGTTCGAGTGCGCCGGACCATCCTTGGTGAGCGCTCCTCTCTCCATCAGAATTCCTGCAATCGCCAAAGTCCAGAAGGTGTACCTAAGACCGAAAGGTGAAAGGGTTAGCGAACCCTCGGACGCAAAGGGTTTTAGCCAGTCTAACATCCGCAGGCACAGCCGGAGAGACAGATCTTACCATGCGAACGGCTCAGGATACAGGGCGGCATTCGGAATTACAATGTCCGGAGTTTGCTTCCGTTTCATGCTGTCGATCAAGTACGTGCGAACATTGAGCAACTCGAACATGTCGTCATGCGGACAGTACTCGAGATACAGGCGATGAGAGCGGTTTTTACGGCTCAACTTCCAGTTGCGCAGTTCCACAACACTTCCTGATCCGGTTTTGTTCCGCAAATCTTTCATTGCTTGGATTCTGGTTTTCATCGTCAGCTCGATCGGCTTGCAGGACGGTGATTGTACTCGACATACTCGATGGGGATGCTGTTCAAGTCCTCCGGTCCCCCGTCATTACCAGTCCAGAGCTCCTTGCGGTTCCAATGATCGGCAGTGCGCCCTTGAAAGATAGTATCCTTCATCACAAGTCGCTTGGCAGACCATTAGTCCATGCTCCATGGTCAGCAAAGTCTGCAGGGCAGACTCACGTCGATGATGCGTCCGTATGCATTCTGCTTGACATGCAGTGTCGCCGCTCCAAAGCTGCCTTTGCCCACTGCCCACGGTCCCACCCAACCCAGCCCGAGATTTCCCTGAGCGATTCTCTTCGCCTCTTTCCGCTTCGCAAGAACTGCGTGGTCCGGCTCTGCCATTGCGTTAACGGTTGCTTTGATGTTCTGGAGCTGCGCGTTGAAGTCTTTCATCCACATGTCAATATGTCCATTGCAGCCTGAATTTCGAATGTCGTGCCTTTTGTCCAAAGCCGACATGTGGTCCTTCAAGATCTGTAGAGTAGGCAAAACATCTTCAACAGCTTGCTGCCACGCCTGAAGCGCATCATGTTGGTCCTCCAAATTTGGCGTGTTGACGTCCGCCGCGAAATGTTCGTCGACAAGCTCTTTTGCCGAGACCACCGCTTCTGCTGCTCGTTGCCACTCCCGGACTACGTCCGCGAGCGACTCCTGCTGATCGGAGTCCAGCTTTTTGGACCAGACTCGGTCCAGCCTTGCCTTCATGGGGATGGAGATTTCTCGCTCATTTTCAGTGCTCCAGGCCGTTGTTCGAAACTCGAAGAAGATCTCCCTGTTAGTCGGTGCCATATCTTTCCTGGGTCGCGCATGAACTGGTCGTCCGATTGATTGTGCGCTGACAGACATCACCATCCATACTCGAGAACACAATGTACGACTTGCCTTTGTCTTCTTTGATCAAGAAAACCACTGTTAGCATGCCCGCATCCGGGTTGGGATGCTTTGTTGGTGCTTCACGGTGTTTGTCTGCTTCAAAATCGCCAACGTGTTGCCTCTGTGCTTGGTCCTAGAGGCTACGAGATATTTAAGAACGACTCGAGCATTGACATGTCGTCGTGTAGCAAAATGATGGACTTTCTTCAGCGATGCCTTGCTCCCAGAAATCGGATCCTTCAATCGATGGAAGGAGCCTGTGCCCACTCCATCATCATAGATACGAGTAAATAAATAATGCCCCCATGGACGCTTCCCAGTACCCCTCAGGTCGAGTGACCGACTTGAAAGGACCACGTCAAGACAGACTCCCGAGCAAGAAGGCGCCTGCGGCTGTTCGCACGCATTCTGAGGGACGCCTCATTTCAGATTTGATGTCTGGATGATGTGTCGCAAGCCACAGCGATGGTCGTCAAGCGTCGTCTCTGATCGAATGTGATGCACTTTGAGGGTTGAGGTCGTAAAATAGGAGGAGGAACGATCTCCTAGTCTCGGTAAGATATTGCTGTCGAGCGACCAAGAAACGAAACCGAGACCGAGACCGAGACACGTCTGCCTACTGGCGCGTCTCTCGGGAGGCTAGCGCAAATTGGCCTACTTCAGGCAAACATCCCTCGTTCATCAATCACTTCACCAACATTCATCCTCCTTCGACAAGTCACCAGACGGAGCGACTGAATAATCCGGGATGGAGCTTACTTCTTTGCGGCTGCAACAAGCTTGAAAGCTTCAACAACACCCATCTCAGCCAGAGAGACTACCGCCTCTGCTGACATCGACGCATTATAATCGTTCGTAGAAGCGCATCATCTGGACAACCTCGATCTATTCCCCCGACACCGAAGGTCACCAGTCAACATGTCCAAAATCGAGAAGCTCTCCATCCTCGGGGTGCGGTCTTTCGACCATCGAAAGGCCATGTCCATCGAGTTTCATGCGCCACTCACTCTGATCGTTGGTATGAATGGATCTGGCAAAACAACCATCATCGAGTGTCTGAAGTATGCGACAACGGGCATCATGCCACCCGGCTCCAAGGGCGCAGCTTTCATTCATGACCCTGCCATGGCCGGCGAGAAGGAAGTCATGGCTCAGATCAAAATCTCATTCACTTCCACGGAAAACATGAAGATGGTCTGCACGCGCAACCTCCAACTCACAGTCACCAAGACCAAGCCAGCCGGCACTTTCAAGACACTCGATGCAACCATCGTCATGCGCAAAGCTGGAGAGCGCAACGTCATCAGCTCCCGTGTCGCCGAAATCGACACCATGATGCCCAGATTCCTTGGCGTCTCCCGCGCAGTACTGGAGAGCGTCATATTTTGCCACCAAGAAGAGTCGTTGTGGCCCATGTCCAGTCCCAAGGACCTCAAAGAGAAATTCGACCAGATCTTCGAAGCGCTCAAATACACCAAAGccatcgacaacatcaaGATCCTGcagaagaacaagaagatcGAACTCGTACAGCTCAAGGCGAACGAGGAGATTGCGAAAGCCAATAATGACAAGGCGATCAAGCTGCAGAAGAAGCTGCAGACTTTGACCGATCAGTCGGATGCTATGCGCGATCAGGTCAAGGAGTATGGAGTACAGCAGCGAGAAGCTCAAAGTCGGGCCTCGGAATACTTCAAGAAGGCTGGAGAGAACGAGCTGATTGTGGGAAAACTTCAAGGCAGGCGCATCGAGAAGCAGACCAAGGAGGAGAGCGTTCGCAGCCTGCGCGAGAATATCGTCGAGATGACCGACAGCGACCAGCAATTGGAGACCATGCTGCAGCAGTATGATGAACGTGTCGAGGCATACCAAGACGATTTGTCCGCGAAGAAGGGTCAATATCAAGCACTCGAAGGTAACATCCAAAGCGCGCGCAATCGCCGCATCGCCAAGGAGCGCGAATGCGGGTCCTTTGAGGCCCAGAAAGAGAGCTACGATCGACAAGTGGAGGGACGAAAGCGAATGATCAAGGAGACTGCTCGAAGCCACGATATTCGCGGATACGATCTTGAGATTAATGATGTCCAAGCAAAGGCCTTCATGGATCGCATTACGAAGATGGCGCGCGAGCAGCAGGAGGAATTTGAACAAGCACGACTCGAATTGCAAGACTTGCTTCAGCAGCAACAAAAAGAGCTCAACCGCATCAACGAGCGGAAATCGGCTCTCGGTCAGTCAAAGGCTACTGCTCGTCAAACCATCACAGGTTACGAACGCAAGATCAGTTCTATCCAATCTCAGCGGAATCAAATCGATGTGGACGAAGGTGCTCGGGCGGCGTTGGAGTCTCGCctgcaggagaagaagggtcAGCTTGCAAAGCTTCAGGAGGCTCTTGCGTCCGCTGCTTGGGACACCAAAATTGATGGTGACAACTCTGAGCTGAGGAGGCTGGAAGATGTCAGGGAGAAGCTTGATGCTGAGTCTGCAGATGCGAGCCGCCGTGGTGGCGAGACTGCGCAACTCGATCTCTTGAAGAAAGGGATACAAGAGGACCAACGCA
Coding sequences:
- the MgEXG2 gene encoding putative Exo-beta-1,3-glucanase (Exo-Beta-1,3-glucanase (Glycosyl Hydrolase Family 5) (Signal P secreted)); this translates as MLFKNAFIAVFAASFASAVPHNKRGPSGFDWGNQKIRGVNIGGWLVLEPWITPSIFERFPREQGIIDEYTLTQSLGADAAVQSVLRQHWDTWATWADFKKIADSGFNVVRIPIGYWAYDNSNSPYASGAAVYMDAAIDWARSVGLKIMIDLHGAPGSQNCFDNSGQKCATPGWQQGDTVQRTLAVLRTIQSKYGASSYDDVIAGIELLNEPLTPSLNLDSYKQFVRDGFGQQRDASQSRVVIIQDGFQQTSAYNGFLTPSDANAQNVAIDHHEYQVFTPELVALQPSQHRQYVCNNAYVWNAGDKWTFVGEWSAAMTDCAKYLNGYGVGARYDGSYPGSSYVGQCAGFNDINAWSQQLRDDTRGYIEAQLEAFERWSEGWVFWNFKTEGSPEWDAFALIDAGVFPQPLTDRKFGTACA